A genomic segment from Nicotiana sylvestris chromosome 1, ASM39365v2, whole genome shotgun sequence encodes:
- the LOC104241159 gene encoding 3-hydroxyisobutyryl-CoA hydrolase 1-like isoform X2, translating into MKRFVLVNIMDIKLREESPGSKFPCSARTTMAEASSNNGGTDQVLVEETSSSVRTFILNRPNKLNALSYEMLSRLLELFYASEQDSNVKMIILKGNGRAFCAGGDVTAVVPLARQGNWKFGDNYFQEGYILNYVMATYSKPQVSILNGIVMGGGAGVSVPGRFRVATEKSVFAMPETALGFFPDIGASYCLSRLPGFFGEYAGLTGARLDGAEMLACGLATHFVSLERLPLLEQALVKVSTSDPNVITAIISRFSHAPKLKKESPYHKMKIINQCFSRRTIEEIISTLENEALDKKDDWISSTVQLLKKASPISLKISLRSGCRAILEDKDRNPKWEPSRLDLIRDDDVARYFSKIDDEDWEDLKLPPRSNLPPHAIAKL; encoded by the exons ATGAAACGGTTCGTGTTGGTCAATATAATGGACATAAAGCTGAGAGAAGAATCACCAGGTAGTAAATTTCCGTGCTCAGCTAGAACAACCATGGCTGAAGCCTCTTCCAACAATGGCGGAACCGATCAG GTTTTGGTGGAGGAGACATCATCAAGTGTTAGAACGTTCATATTAAACAGGCCTAACAAGCTCAATGCACTTTCTTATGAAATG CTATCTCGGCTTTTGGAACTTTTCTATGCCAGTGAACAAGACTCTAATGTGAAGATGATTATATTAAAG GGAAATGGAAGGGCTTTCTGTGCTGGTGGTGATGTTACAGCTGTTGTTCCTCTTGCTCGCCAGG GTAACTGGAAATTTGGTGATAATTATTTCCAAGAGGGGTACATACTGAACTATGTTATGGCAACATATAGCAAACCCCAG GTTTCCATCCTTAATGGAATCGTCATGGGAGGCGGGGCTGGTGTTTCTGTACCTGGTAGATTTCGAGTTGCAACAGAAAAGTCG GTTTTTGCTATGCCCGAAACAGCTTTGGGATTCTTTCCTGATATAGGTGCCTCTTACTGTTTATCAAGACTTCCAGGATTCTTTG GGGAATATGCTGGTCTTACTGGTGCTAGGTTGGATGGTGCTGAAATGCTTGCTTGTGGTCTAGCAACCCACTTTGTATCATTGGAG AGATTGCCGCTTTTAGAACAAGCACTAGTTAAAGTCAGTACGAGTGATCCAAATGTCATAACTGCCATCATAAGTCGCTTCTCCCACGCACCAAAGTTGAAAAAAGAAAGTCCATATCACAA GATGAAGATTATTAATCAATGTTTCTCTCGAAGAACAATTGAAGAAATCATATCTACTCTT GAGAATGAGGCTTTGGACAAGAAGGATGACTGGATCTCTTCGACCGTTCAATTGCTGAAGAAAGCTTCCCCAATAAGTCTtaaaatttccttgagatca GGTTGCAGAGCCATACTCGAGGACAAGGATAGAAATCCTAAG TGGGAGCCATCTAGATTGGACCTAATTAGAGATGATGATGTCGCCCGTTACTTCTCCAAGATAGATGATGAAGATTGGGAAGACCTAAAGCTCCCTCCCAGATCAAACTTGCCTCCACATGCCATTGCCAAGCTTTAA
- the LOC104241159 gene encoding 3-hydroxyisobutyryl-CoA hydrolase 1-like isoform X1: MKRFVLVNIMDIKLREESPGSKFPCSARTTMAEASSNNGGTDQVLVEETSSSVRTFILNRPNKLNALSYEMLSRLLELFYASEQDSNVKMIILKGNGRAFCAGGDVTAVVPLARQGNWKFGDNYFQEGYILNYVMATYSKPQVSILNGIVMGGGAGVSVPGRFRVATEKSVFAMPETALGFFPDIGASYCLSRLPGFFGEYAGLTGARLDGAEMLACGLATHFVSLERLPLLEQALVKVSTSDPNVITAIISRFSHAPKLKKESPYHKMKIINQCFSRRTIEEIISTLENEALDKKDDWISSTVQLLKKASPISLKISLRSIREGRLQGIGCCLIREYRIVCHVLRAEYSNDYFEGCRAILEDKDRNPKWEPSRLDLIRDDDVARYFSKIDDEDWEDLKLPPRSNLPPHAIAKL, encoded by the exons ATGAAACGGTTCGTGTTGGTCAATATAATGGACATAAAGCTGAGAGAAGAATCACCAGGTAGTAAATTTCCGTGCTCAGCTAGAACAACCATGGCTGAAGCCTCTTCCAACAATGGCGGAACCGATCAG GTTTTGGTGGAGGAGACATCATCAAGTGTTAGAACGTTCATATTAAACAGGCCTAACAAGCTCAATGCACTTTCTTATGAAATG CTATCTCGGCTTTTGGAACTTTTCTATGCCAGTGAACAAGACTCTAATGTGAAGATGATTATATTAAAG GGAAATGGAAGGGCTTTCTGTGCTGGTGGTGATGTTACAGCTGTTGTTCCTCTTGCTCGCCAGG GTAACTGGAAATTTGGTGATAATTATTTCCAAGAGGGGTACATACTGAACTATGTTATGGCAACATATAGCAAACCCCAG GTTTCCATCCTTAATGGAATCGTCATGGGAGGCGGGGCTGGTGTTTCTGTACCTGGTAGATTTCGAGTTGCAACAGAAAAGTCG GTTTTTGCTATGCCCGAAACAGCTTTGGGATTCTTTCCTGATATAGGTGCCTCTTACTGTTTATCAAGACTTCCAGGATTCTTTG GGGAATATGCTGGTCTTACTGGTGCTAGGTTGGATGGTGCTGAAATGCTTGCTTGTGGTCTAGCAACCCACTTTGTATCATTGGAG AGATTGCCGCTTTTAGAACAAGCACTAGTTAAAGTCAGTACGAGTGATCCAAATGTCATAACTGCCATCATAAGTCGCTTCTCCCACGCACCAAAGTTGAAAAAAGAAAGTCCATATCACAA GATGAAGATTATTAATCAATGTTTCTCTCGAAGAACAATTGAAGAAATCATATCTACTCTT GAGAATGAGGCTTTGGACAAGAAGGATGACTGGATCTCTTCGACCGTTCAATTGCTGAAGAAAGCTTCCCCAATAAGTCTtaaaatttccttgagatca ATAAGAGAAGGTAGGCTGCAAGGTATTGGTTGTTGCCTTATCCGAGAGTATAGGATTGTTTGTCATGTGTTGAGGGCAGAATATAGCAACGATTACTTTGAG GGTTGCAGAGCCATACTCGAGGACAAGGATAGAAATCCTAAG TGGGAGCCATCTAGATTGGACCTAATTAGAGATGATGATGTCGCCCGTTACTTCTCCAAGATAGATGATGAAGATTGGGAAGACCTAAAGCTCCCTCCCAGATCAAACTTGCCTCCACATGCCATTGCCAAGCTTTAA